A portion of the Luxibacter massiliensis genome contains these proteins:
- a CDS encoding NAD(P)-dependent alcohol dehydrogenase, with amino-acid sequence MKMQKGAFMRGTDQMILKEIPVPEIKDNEVLVSVEYVGICGSDVHYFHHGSCGAYKVDQNEDFMLGHECAGTVVKAGDAVSSLKIGDRVALEPGITCGKCEACKSGHYNLCPDVVFLATPPVQGCNEEYIAFPADMCFKLPENVSTREGALIEPLSVGFYAAWQGAVDAGDSVIILGAGCIGLVTLLACKARGAGQIIVADLVDARLEKAKELGATAVLNSGKEDILKKAGELTGGRGFDVVFETAGASATISQTPFLVRRGGTVTLVGISSEEEISYNFAQIMDKEVTIKSVFRYKNIYPRAIAAVASGAIDLESIVTHEFDLEHIQEAYDEAVKNKTDLVKAVIKVK; translated from the coding sequence ATGAAAATGCAAAAGGGAGCTTTTATGAGAGGGACGGATCAGATGATACTCAAGGAGATTCCTGTCCCGGAAATTAAAGACAATGAAGTGCTGGTGTCAGTGGAATATGTGGGGATCTGTGGATCAGACGTACACTATTTTCACCATGGCAGCTGCGGTGCATATAAAGTGGACCAAAATGAAGATTTTATGTTGGGCCATGAGTGTGCCGGGACTGTCGTAAAGGCCGGGGACGCTGTGAGTAGTCTGAAGATAGGGGACAGGGTGGCCCTGGAACCAGGGATCACATGCGGCAAATGCGAGGCGTGTAAGTCTGGGCATTATAACCTTTGCCCTGATGTAGTCTTTCTTGCAACCCCGCCTGTACAGGGTTGTAATGAGGAGTATATTGCGTTTCCGGCTGATATGTGTTTTAAGCTGCCTGAGAATGTTTCCACGAGGGAAGGGGCGCTGATTGAGCCTCTTTCGGTGGGGTTTTATGCAGCCTGGCAGGGAGCCGTGGATGCAGGAGATTCAGTGATTATTCTGGGGGCCGGCTGTATTGGCCTGGTGACGTTACTGGCATGTAAGGCAAGAGGGGCAGGGCAGATAATTGTGGCAGATTTGGTAGATGCCCGGCTGGAAAAAGCAAAAGAATTGGGGGCTACGGCAGTGCTTAACAGCGGAAAAGAGGACATCCTGAAGAAGGCAGGAGAGTTGACGGGCGGCCGGGGGTTTGATGTGGTGTTTGAGACGGCTGGCGCCTCTGCCACAATCTCCCAGACTCCATTTTTAGTACGGCGCGGCGGGACTGTTACCCTGGTGGGAATTTCTTCGGAGGAGGAAATTTCTTATAATTTTGCACAGATTATGGATAAGGAAGTGACAATTAAGTCTGTGTTCCGTTACAAAAATATTTATCCCAGGGCCATTGCAGCGGTGGCCAGCGGGGCAATAGACTTAGAAAGTATTGTAACTCACGAGTTTGACTTAGAACATATCCAGGAGGCATATGACGAAGCAGTAAAGAATAAGACAGACTTGGTGAAGGCTGTTATAAAGGTGAAGTGA